A region from the Triticum urartu cultivar G1812 chromosome 1, Tu2.1, whole genome shotgun sequence genome encodes:
- the LOC125549179 gene encoding mediator of DNA damage checkpoint protein 1 isoform X1 yields MDGGETQVVDDGGTPPLGSPVSSGDMTQSGGEEDDNGLRLGSPVSSGDMTQSGGEDDGDAGVLYGETQPLDDDEETEAVDDEFEGEGEERMSEDTQVVEDSEDDARGVAGQTQAVEEEEVEDGDSTEDEAGVGDRTQLVEECEVEDGGSGETQLVEECQEEERVNDSSDDEAAVQQGTTQLVEECQEERVNDSSDDDAADQRGMTQLVEDSDKEMGDDGDDELSQGTQVQSDDDGLPNNETDVKDYAEDSVDSDASTEEEAETVRSLGRGKRHDSTNGTFLRTEIVDNSTSCNASFGDCPGRGIDDGSFGYVQSHEKDGSKSKGRCSTAKKLFADTTNEENEIKSRCLAGLSYLGSQEPGELSQANALDFVEGLISINGGISSQEPTPKRLEKAKPPVSIKMGTLLLAEKVDRHRSSRGKAEVFAWVDSREDDGGGDFFRKNKDILLQQSAGRGKSDIPRPKKCSTKIAPPDKKIIEGHKRRTKSKLCDKTETLPSSDSRLLKSEVKSKRASRKRTKKNLLKDLDDHLSTAKPIERQQEKVSVDLHDVGQDTQMAIEAIEALAQSSPAENLSAEVEPPVKRDLRVVSKVEKSNPKSDPPRKRTSSVQEGVTTRSKRIKVTEMNHKPQKDVRQNLEDRATKTKHKQAKPVPQKNKVTKIVDGNKYDSTPIAHRTRHTGRNNLYESPELCSNKNLKKATVGEVRNNHSEHVLERPMISERTAEYGSDSVLKENTENTCANNAQGLQQSTDASIRHTGANVAQNLEPLRDEPTTHVFRREPSSHPKQRRTPTAVVQAKAPAVTEAATGHDVQPEVTRPSKKRRIFISSSELLTYARRERSDCRSTSLLSSIITQSSAASPVLDSSSGVNSKTSRFSTSDRRQKKPPGVKDASNSPKCNSPVPNSALKTPSKVVNKLSPAFSPLNPSKASNRSLLKSSVAKELLELDPENALPSRYRKDSRRKDMTSCSIIFSHHLDEDVIKRQKKILARLGAHEALSVADATHFVADGFYRTKNMLEAVTRGKLVVTSMWLESCGAAGCFVNDKKYILRDAKKEKEMGFSMPISLASACKSPLLLGKRVFVTQNVKPSREVVTSLVSASSGQPLERMGRSIRKEKEAPDDLLVISCEEDYETCAPLVEKGVDVFDAELLLNGIVTQKLDYERHRLFLDRVKQTRSTRWLKDGAHGRFVPVSKS; encoded by the exons ATGGACGGCGGGGAGACCCAGGTCGTGGACGACGGAGGGACGCCGCCATTGG GGTCTCCTGTTAGCTCCGGCGACATGACCCAGAGCGGGGGCGAGGAGGATGACAACGGTCTGAGATTAGGGTCTCCAGTTAGCTCTGGTGACATGACGCAGAGCGGGGGCGAGGACGACGGCGACGCCGGTGTGCTGTATGGCGAGACGCAGCCactggacgacgacgaggagaCCGAGGCGGTTGATGATGAATTTGAGGGGGAAGGGGAGGAGAGGATGTCTGAAGACACGCAGGTGGTGGAGGACTCAGAGGATGATGCCCGTGGCGTCGCTGGGCAGACGCAGGCAGTAGAGGAGGAGGAAGTGGAAGATGGTGACAGCACGGAGGATGAAGCTGGTGTTGGGGATAGGACCCAGTTGGTTGAAGAATGTGAGGTTGAGGATGGTGGGAGCGGCGAGACCCAGTTGGTCGAGGAATGTCAGGAAGAGGAGAGAGTAAATGATAGCAGCGATGATGAGGCTGCCGTTCAACAGGGGACGACCCAGTTGGTCGAGGAATGTCAGGAAGAGAGGGTAAATGATAGCAGCGATGATGATGCTGCCGATCAACGTGGGATGACCCAGTTGGTTGAAGACTCGGATAAAGAGAtgggtgatgatggtgatgatgagtTGAGCCAGGGCACTCAAGTGCAAAGTGACGATGATGGCCTGCCAAATAATGAGACAGATGTGAAGGATTATGCCGAGGATTCGGTAGATTCTGATGCTTCCACGGAAGAAGAAGCTGAGACAG TCAGAAGTTTGGGACGAGGGAAAAGGCATGATTCGACCAATGGAACATTTCTCCGAACGGAAATTGTAGACAACTCTACCTCGTGTAATGCGTCCTTTGGTGATTGCCCAGGTCGTGGGATTGATGACGGGTCTTTTGGTTATGTACAGAGCCATGAAAAAGATGGGAGTAAAAGCAAAGGCAGGTGCTCAACAGCAAAGAAGCTTTTTGCTGACACAACGAACGAAGAGAATGAAATCAAGAGCAGGTGTTTGGCTGGACTAAGCTATCTCGGATCACAGGAGCCTGGTGAGCTATCTCAAGCAAATGCTTTGGACTTTGTGGAAGGGTTGATCTCAATTAATGGCGGCATATCGTCTCAAGAACCAACACCAAAAAGATTAGAAAAAGCAAAGCCACCTGTTTCAATTAAGATGGGAACTTTACTATTGGCTGAGAAGGTTGACCGGCATAGAAGTTCCAGAGGAAAGGCAGAAGTCTTTGCATGGGTGGATAGTCGCGAGGATGATGGCGGAGGTGATTTTTTCAGGAAAAACAAGGATATCTTGTTGCAACAATCAGCTGGCAGAGGGAAATCAGACATTCCCAGGCCAAAGAAGTGCTCCACAAAAATTGCACCTCCTGACAAGAAAATAATAGAGGGACACAAAAGGAGAACGAAGTCCAAACTTTGTGACAAGACTGAAACTTTACCTTCATCGGATTCGAGACTACTCAAAAGTGAGGTGAAGAGTAAGAGGGCTTCTAGAAAAAGGACTAAGAAAAACCTTTTGAAAGACTTGGATGATCATCTATCAACTGCCAAACCTATTGAAAGACAGCAGGAAAAGGTCAGTGTGGATTTGCATGATGTTGGTCAGGATACTCAAATGGCTATCGAAGCTATAGAAGCACTGGCACAAAGTTCCCCTGCTGAAAACTTGTCAGCCGAAGTTGAACCTCCAGTGAAGAGAGATCTGAGAGTTGTATCTAAAGTAGAAAAAAGTAACCCAAAGAGTGACCCTCCTAGAAAGAGAACCAGCAGCGTCCAGGAAGGTGTCACGACACGTTCTAAAAGAATAAAAGTAACTGAGATGAACCACAAACCTCAGAAAGACGTGCGACAAAATTTAGAAGATCGTGCAACAAAGACGAAACATAAGCAGGCAAAGCCAGTACCACAGAAGAATAAAGTTACGAAGATAGTTGATGGAAATAAGTATGACAGTACACCTATTGCTCATCGAACAAGGCACACTGGTAGAAATAACCTCTATGAGTCTCCTGAGTTATGTTCTAATAAGAACTTAAAGAAGGCCACTGTTGGAGAAGTAAGAAATAACCATAGTGAACATGTACTCGAGAGACCGATGATTAGTGAGAGAACCGCAGAATATGGTTCGGATTCTGTGTTAAAAGAAAACACAGAGAATACATGTGCAAATAATGCTCAGGGTCTTCAGCAAAGTACTGATGCAAGCATACGGCATACCGGTGCAAATGTTGCTCAGAACCTTGAACCATTAAGAGATGAACCAACAACTCATGTCTTCCGCAGAGAGCCCTCATCTCACCCCAAACAGAGAAGAACACCTACTGCAGTGGTACAGGCAAAGGCTCCTGCAGTTACCGAGGCTGCTACAGGTCATGATGTACAACCAGAAGTGACAAGGCCATCCAAGAAAAGACGGATTTTTATTAGCAGTTCAGAACTGCTAACGTATGCAAGGAGGGAGCGCTCTGATTGCAGATCAACTTCTTTGCTGTCTAGTATTATCACACAATCATCAGCTGCTTCTCCTGTACTTGATTCTTCATCGGGAGTTAACAGCAAAACTTCTCGTTTTAGTACCTCTGATCGGCGACAAAAGAAACCACCCGGTGTTAAGGATGCAAGCAACTCACCAAAATGTAACTCTCCAGTTCCGAATAGTGCCCTGAAAACACCTTCTAAAGTGGTAAACAAATTGTCGCCTGCTTTCAGTCCTCTAAATCCATCAAAAGCTTCGAATAGGAGCTTGTTGAAATCCTCTGTTGCCAAAGAGCTGCTGGAGTTAGATCCTGAAAATGCTCTACCAAGTCGATACCGAAAGGATTCTAGAAGAAAAGATATGACCAGTTGCAGTATTATTTTCAGCCATCATTTGGATGAGGATGTGATCAAGCGTCAGAAGAAG ATCTTGGCACGCTTAGGAGCCCATGAAGCACTTTCCGTTGCAGATGCAACACATTTTGTGGCGGATGGTTTTTACCGCACAAAGAATATGCTGGAGGCAGTTACACGTGGCAAACTGGTAGTGACATCAATGTGGCTTGAAAGTTGTGGAGCAGCAGGCTGTTTTGTAAACGATAAGAAGTATATTCTGAGGGATGCCAAAAAGGAAAAGGAGATGGGTTTCAGCATGCCTATATCACTGGCCTCAGCTTGCAAGAGTCCTCTGCTGTTG GGGAAAAGAGTGTTTGTGACACAAAATGTGAAGCCAAGTCGGGAGGTGGTGACAAGTTTGGTTTCCGCATCTTCTGGGCAG CCATTGGAGAGGATGGGTAGGTCCATAAGGAAGGAAAAGGAAGCACCAGATGACCTACTGGTCATCTCATGTGAAGAGGACTACGAAACATGCGCTCCACTCGTCGAGAAAG GTGTTGATGTTTTCGATGCGGAGCTTCTGCTGAACGGTATAGTCACCCAGAAGCTCGATTACGAGAG GCACCGCCTTTTCTTGGACCGCGTGAAGCAGACCCGCTCGACGAGGTGGCTGAAAGACGGTGCCCACGGGCGGTTTGTGCCCGTATCGAAGAGTTGA
- the LOC125549179 gene encoding mediator of DNA damage checkpoint protein 1 isoform X2: MDGGETQVVDDGGTPPLGSPVSSGDMTQSGGEEDDNGLRLGSPVSSGDMTQSGGEDDGDAGVLYGETQPLDDDEETEAVDDEFEGEGEERMSEDTQVVEDSEDDARGVAGQTQAVEEEEVEDGDSTEDEAGVGDRTQLVEECEVEDGGSGETQLVEECQEEERVNDSSDDEAAVQQGTTQLVEECQEERVNDSSDDDAADQRGMTQLVEDSDKEMGDDGDDELSQGTQVQSDDDGLPNNETDVKDYAEDSVDSDASTEEEAETVRSLGRGKRHDSTNGTFLRTEISHEKDGSKSKGRCSTAKKLFADTTNEENEIKSRCLAGLSYLGSQEPGELSQANALDFVEGLISINGGISSQEPTPKRLEKAKPPVSIKMGTLLLAEKVDRHRSSRGKAEVFAWVDSREDDGGGDFFRKNKDILLQQSAGRGKSDIPRPKKCSTKIAPPDKKIIEGHKRRTKSKLCDKTETLPSSDSRLLKSEVKSKRASRKRTKKNLLKDLDDHLSTAKPIERQQEKVSVDLHDVGQDTQMAIEAIEALAQSSPAENLSAEVEPPVKRDLRVVSKVEKSNPKSDPPRKRTSSVQEGVTTRSKRIKVTEMNHKPQKDVRQNLEDRATKTKHKQAKPVPQKNKVTKIVDGNKYDSTPIAHRTRHTGRNNLYESPELCSNKNLKKATVGEVRNNHSEHVLERPMISERTAEYGSDSVLKENTENTCANNAQGLQQSTDASIRHTGANVAQNLEPLRDEPTTHVFRREPSSHPKQRRTPTAVVQAKAPAVTEAATGHDVQPEVTRPSKKRRIFISSSELLTYARRERSDCRSTSLLSSIITQSSAASPVLDSSSGVNSKTSRFSTSDRRQKKPPGVKDASNSPKCNSPVPNSALKTPSKVVNKLSPAFSPLNPSKASNRSLLKSSVAKELLELDPENALPSRYRKDSRRKDMTSCSIIFSHHLDEDVIKRQKKILARLGAHEALSVADATHFVADGFYRTKNMLEAVTRGKLVVTSMWLESCGAAGCFVNDKKYILRDAKKEKEMGFSMPISLASACKSPLLLGKRVFVTQNVKPSREVVTSLVSASSGQPLERMGRSIRKEKEAPDDLLVISCEEDYETCAPLVEKGVDVFDAELLLNGIVTQKLDYERHRLFLDRVKQTRSTRWLKDGAHGRFVPVSKS; the protein is encoded by the exons ATGGACGGCGGGGAGACCCAGGTCGTGGACGACGGAGGGACGCCGCCATTGG GGTCTCCTGTTAGCTCCGGCGACATGACCCAGAGCGGGGGCGAGGAGGATGACAACGGTCTGAGATTAGGGTCTCCAGTTAGCTCTGGTGACATGACGCAGAGCGGGGGCGAGGACGACGGCGACGCCGGTGTGCTGTATGGCGAGACGCAGCCactggacgacgacgaggagaCCGAGGCGGTTGATGATGAATTTGAGGGGGAAGGGGAGGAGAGGATGTCTGAAGACACGCAGGTGGTGGAGGACTCAGAGGATGATGCCCGTGGCGTCGCTGGGCAGACGCAGGCAGTAGAGGAGGAGGAAGTGGAAGATGGTGACAGCACGGAGGATGAAGCTGGTGTTGGGGATAGGACCCAGTTGGTTGAAGAATGTGAGGTTGAGGATGGTGGGAGCGGCGAGACCCAGTTGGTCGAGGAATGTCAGGAAGAGGAGAGAGTAAATGATAGCAGCGATGATGAGGCTGCCGTTCAACAGGGGACGACCCAGTTGGTCGAGGAATGTCAGGAAGAGAGGGTAAATGATAGCAGCGATGATGATGCTGCCGATCAACGTGGGATGACCCAGTTGGTTGAAGACTCGGATAAAGAGAtgggtgatgatggtgatgatgagtTGAGCCAGGGCACTCAAGTGCAAAGTGACGATGATGGCCTGCCAAATAATGAGACAGATGTGAAGGATTATGCCGAGGATTCGGTAGATTCTGATGCTTCCACGGAAGAAGAAGCTGAGACAG TCAGAAGTTTGGGACGAGGGAAAAGGCATGATTCGACCAATGGAACATTTCTCCGAACGGAAATT AGCCATGAAAAAGATGGGAGTAAAAGCAAAGGCAGGTGCTCAACAGCAAAGAAGCTTTTTGCTGACACAACGAACGAAGAGAATGAAATCAAGAGCAGGTGTTTGGCTGGACTAAGCTATCTCGGATCACAGGAGCCTGGTGAGCTATCTCAAGCAAATGCTTTGGACTTTGTGGAAGGGTTGATCTCAATTAATGGCGGCATATCGTCTCAAGAACCAACACCAAAAAGATTAGAAAAAGCAAAGCCACCTGTTTCAATTAAGATGGGAACTTTACTATTGGCTGAGAAGGTTGACCGGCATAGAAGTTCCAGAGGAAAGGCAGAAGTCTTTGCATGGGTGGATAGTCGCGAGGATGATGGCGGAGGTGATTTTTTCAGGAAAAACAAGGATATCTTGTTGCAACAATCAGCTGGCAGAGGGAAATCAGACATTCCCAGGCCAAAGAAGTGCTCCACAAAAATTGCACCTCCTGACAAGAAAATAATAGAGGGACACAAAAGGAGAACGAAGTCCAAACTTTGTGACAAGACTGAAACTTTACCTTCATCGGATTCGAGACTACTCAAAAGTGAGGTGAAGAGTAAGAGGGCTTCTAGAAAAAGGACTAAGAAAAACCTTTTGAAAGACTTGGATGATCATCTATCAACTGCCAAACCTATTGAAAGACAGCAGGAAAAGGTCAGTGTGGATTTGCATGATGTTGGTCAGGATACTCAAATGGCTATCGAAGCTATAGAAGCACTGGCACAAAGTTCCCCTGCTGAAAACTTGTCAGCCGAAGTTGAACCTCCAGTGAAGAGAGATCTGAGAGTTGTATCTAAAGTAGAAAAAAGTAACCCAAAGAGTGACCCTCCTAGAAAGAGAACCAGCAGCGTCCAGGAAGGTGTCACGACACGTTCTAAAAGAATAAAAGTAACTGAGATGAACCACAAACCTCAGAAAGACGTGCGACAAAATTTAGAAGATCGTGCAACAAAGACGAAACATAAGCAGGCAAAGCCAGTACCACAGAAGAATAAAGTTACGAAGATAGTTGATGGAAATAAGTATGACAGTACACCTATTGCTCATCGAACAAGGCACACTGGTAGAAATAACCTCTATGAGTCTCCTGAGTTATGTTCTAATAAGAACTTAAAGAAGGCCACTGTTGGAGAAGTAAGAAATAACCATAGTGAACATGTACTCGAGAGACCGATGATTAGTGAGAGAACCGCAGAATATGGTTCGGATTCTGTGTTAAAAGAAAACACAGAGAATACATGTGCAAATAATGCTCAGGGTCTTCAGCAAAGTACTGATGCAAGCATACGGCATACCGGTGCAAATGTTGCTCAGAACCTTGAACCATTAAGAGATGAACCAACAACTCATGTCTTCCGCAGAGAGCCCTCATCTCACCCCAAACAGAGAAGAACACCTACTGCAGTGGTACAGGCAAAGGCTCCTGCAGTTACCGAGGCTGCTACAGGTCATGATGTACAACCAGAAGTGACAAGGCCATCCAAGAAAAGACGGATTTTTATTAGCAGTTCAGAACTGCTAACGTATGCAAGGAGGGAGCGCTCTGATTGCAGATCAACTTCTTTGCTGTCTAGTATTATCACACAATCATCAGCTGCTTCTCCTGTACTTGATTCTTCATCGGGAGTTAACAGCAAAACTTCTCGTTTTAGTACCTCTGATCGGCGACAAAAGAAACCACCCGGTGTTAAGGATGCAAGCAACTCACCAAAATGTAACTCTCCAGTTCCGAATAGTGCCCTGAAAACACCTTCTAAAGTGGTAAACAAATTGTCGCCTGCTTTCAGTCCTCTAAATCCATCAAAAGCTTCGAATAGGAGCTTGTTGAAATCCTCTGTTGCCAAAGAGCTGCTGGAGTTAGATCCTGAAAATGCTCTACCAAGTCGATACCGAAAGGATTCTAGAAGAAAAGATATGACCAGTTGCAGTATTATTTTCAGCCATCATTTGGATGAGGATGTGATCAAGCGTCAGAAGAAG ATCTTGGCACGCTTAGGAGCCCATGAAGCACTTTCCGTTGCAGATGCAACACATTTTGTGGCGGATGGTTTTTACCGCACAAAGAATATGCTGGAGGCAGTTACACGTGGCAAACTGGTAGTGACATCAATGTGGCTTGAAAGTTGTGGAGCAGCAGGCTGTTTTGTAAACGATAAGAAGTATATTCTGAGGGATGCCAAAAAGGAAAAGGAGATGGGTTTCAGCATGCCTATATCACTGGCCTCAGCTTGCAAGAGTCCTCTGCTGTTG GGGAAAAGAGTGTTTGTGACACAAAATGTGAAGCCAAGTCGGGAGGTGGTGACAAGTTTGGTTTCCGCATCTTCTGGGCAG CCATTGGAGAGGATGGGTAGGTCCATAAGGAAGGAAAAGGAAGCACCAGATGACCTACTGGTCATCTCATGTGAAGAGGACTACGAAACATGCGCTCCACTCGTCGAGAAAG GTGTTGATGTTTTCGATGCGGAGCTTCTGCTGAACGGTATAGTCACCCAGAAGCTCGATTACGAGAG GCACCGCCTTTTCTTGGACCGCGTGAAGCAGACCCGCTCGACGAGGTGGCTGAAAGACGGTGCCCACGGGCGGTTTGTGCCCGTATCGAAGAGTTGA